Within Candidatus Latescibacterota bacterium, the genomic segment CGCCACTGCTGGTAATGTGCCGTCTCCTTGTGTCTGGCCGGATCATCCGGCGTGCGGTAGACCTCGACCAGAACAAAACGGGTCGGGTCGTCCTGCTGTTGGACAACGTCGAATCGGGCGATGCCCGGCTCCTGAACGCTGTCGCGCGCGTTGGCAATCGTCGCTTCCTGGAATGCCTCGACTTGATCGGGCTTAACGTAAACATACACATGAACTACCAGCATATCAATCTCCTTACAGATTGTAGAAAATATGGAACGACCGGTCCTGCGATTGTAAAGATCGTGATAAGCTGATAAAGCTTATGTGATCAGGTGGTACGTAGCCACCGGTAATCGCGGGTTATCCCGTAAGAACAGAGCCGCATACAATTGAAAGGAGCCGGTCGTCATGGAAAATACTATAACATATGTTGGAATGGACACACACAAAAAACAGCACACAATAGCGGCACATTATCCCTGCCAGGAGGAGATTGTCGAGTTTACCATCAGCAATACAGTTCGTGATATCAAGAAAA encodes:
- a CDS encoding antibiotic biosynthesis monooxygenase, which produces MLVVHVYVYVKPDQVEAFQEATIANARDSVQEPGIARFDVVQQQDDPTRFVLVEVYRTPDDPARHKETAHYQQWR